Part of the Onthophagus taurus isolate NC chromosome 11, IU_Otau_3.0, whole genome shotgun sequence genome is shown below.
CTATAAGCGTCCTCCCCGAAAAAAGCTCGCTGCCTGTGACACCAGGAGGTCCTCGCCGCGGTATAAAcacaatatatattatatctaTATACGGAATTTTCGTTTCGAAATACACCCTTCCGTATACAAGGAGAAAGAGGAGACGGGATTGAGGATTGGCTGTGTTTTGGAGGTTCGCTATACTCAGGATGGCCTTCTGTGTAAGACGTCGCGAGCGATAACGACATAAAGACGAGAGCCGTTGTGCTTTCGACGTCTCAAGAAGCCTAAATCAGGGCGAAAACGGCTTTTGGTATTTATCCCACGAAGAAATTCAGGAATTTCTTCGCGCACTTCGGTGCAATATGCAGCGATGATAGATTACCTGCTCCGGTTTCAATTTACGACGTGGAGGCGCCCGCCAAAGAAGAACCGAGGACTCCCCTCCCACACTCTGTCGAGTGCCGgagctttcttattaaacgCAGGAAACTTTTCCAATTCGGACAGGTTTAGCGCGTAATGCGATTTACGAGACGCAATTTAAAAGAATCCCCTTTCTCTTTAGTAGCAagtttcacgacgattacgaAAAAGGCGGACGGAGAAGAGGTGTTTACATCGCGATTAAAACTACTTAGACGGCCATTTCTACTCTTCTCTCCTCTTCATACTTATGGTAATTCCTTTTATGAAGTAATATTATTATGTACGGTCGTCTCCTTTTAGAACAACCCTATTTACCTAAAGTGCACCTTTATTAGTTTTAAGACCTTACTGACACATAACCATAAaaagataacattttttggcaCAAATATGTTgtgcacaatttttttcatcaaatcaTCTTTTCAAGACTGTTTTAAATGGTCCATCAAAAgggaattatttttttgttgttggttAATGTGTGAAAGCAATTGAGTACCGTATTTCGTAGTAAATTTAAAGTGCACACCCCTATTCCGCGTACCATCCCCCGAAATTATACTTTTTCCCCGGAAATTTACGACCGCAGCAACGAGTCGCAACGCGCGCAATTTCCACTCGCAGAAAAAAGGGAAAAAAAATGCCGCAACGACTccgaaaattaaatagaaataattcACGGGTTGAAAGCAAGTTTCTTCGGAACGTGCTCAATTAGAACTAGCCCTCGCTCAATTAGAATTCCCgagattatgattttttaattatctttcgCGATCCTTCCGCAATAACGAAATAGTGGGTTTTCGTCGCCGTCGACGATATTAGCACCTCGTTAGAGCTATTGGCCTTTGACCCGGAACCAGATGCTCTGATCAAATTTTACTTTACCAAACTCCTGCGCATCCCGGGAAACTTGGATTGTGGTTATACGACATTTGTCTTGGAGTGAAATCACTGAAATGCACACAGAGTGAACATCTCTAAATCGGATTTCCACAAATCCTCAACTTTGAATAAGATCTCATTTCTtaacaaacttttaaattttattacaaattcattaaatcctacatttttttacatttacttcttatttcttttctaaaagattttattatccAACATATTTAGAGTTATATATatgaatcatttcttaattcctaaaaCTATGCTCGAGgcgatgttttaaaaattagcaatttttattaaatttaggttatgttaaaaattgacatattagtttttaatttttttctcaaaatttttataatcgaaCACATTTCGAGTAACAtaccatcttaaagaggaatgtTGCAGCTCCAATTTAaggtataaatcgtttcttaactcctaAAACTAAGGTCAagacgatattttaaaaattattaatttttgtaaattttatattaagttaaaattagacatattactttttaatctatttctcaaaatttttataatcaaagatATATAAGATTACACACCATTTTAAAAAGGAGGGTTTCATCTCTAATTTAAGATatgaatcatttcttaattcctaaaaCTATGCTCAAAgcgatgttttaaaaattagcaatttttattaaatttaggttatgttaaacattgatatattagttttttatctttttctcaaaatttttataatcgaaCATATTTCGGGtaatacatcatcttaaagataaatattacACCTCCAATTTAaggtataaatcgtttcttaactcctaAAACTAAGGTCAAggcgatattttaaaaattattaatttttgtaaattttatattaagttaaaattagacataacactttttaatcgatttctcaaaatttttataatcaaaggCATATAAGATTACACACCATTTTAAAAAGGACAGTTTCATCTCCAATTTAAGATatgaatcatttcttaattcctaaaaCTATGCTCAAGgcgatgtttttaaaaattagcaatttttattaaatttaggttatgttaaaaattgacatattagtttttaatttttttctcaacatttttataatcgaACACATTTCGAGTAacacatcatcttaaagagaaaTATTACACCTCCAATTTAaggtataaatcgtttcttaactccgaAAACTAAGGTCAAggcgatattttaaaaattattaatttttgtaaattttatattaagttaaaattagacatattactttttaatctatttctcaaaatttttataatcaaagaCATATAAgattatacaccattttaaaaagGACAGTTTCATCTCCAATTTAAGATatgaatcatttcttaattcctaaaaCTATGCTCAAGgcgatgttttaaaaattagcaatttttattaaatttaggttatgttaaaaattgacatattagttttttatctttttctcaaaatttttataatcgaaCATATTTCGGGtaatacatcatcttaaagataaatattacACCTCCAATTTAaggtataaatcgtttcttaactcctaAAACTAAGGTCAAggcgatattttaaaaattattaatttttgtaaattttatattaagttaaaattagacatattactttttaatctatttctcaaaatttttataatcaaagaCATATAAGATTACACACCATTTTAAAAAGGACAGTTTCATCTCCAATTTAAGATatgaatcatttcttaattcctaaaaCTATGCTCAAGgcgatgttttaaaaattagcaatttttattaaatttaggttatgttaaaaattgacatattagtttttaatttttttctcaaaatttttataatcgaaCACATTTCGAGTAACATgccatcttaaagaggaatgtTGCAGCTCCAATTTAaggtataaatcgtttcttaactcctaAAACTAAGATCAAggcgatattttaaaaattattaatttttgtaaattttatattaagttaaaattagacatattactttttaatctatttctcaaaatttttataatcaaacacATATAAGATTACACACCGTTTTAAAAAGGACAGTTTCATCTCCAATTTAAGATatgaatcatttcttaattcctaaaaCTATGCTCAAGgcgatgttttaaaaattagcaatttttattaaatttaggttatgttaaaaattgacatattagtttttaatttttttctcaaaatttttataatcgaaCACATTTCGAGTAACAtaccatcttaaagaggaatgtTGCAGCTCCAATTTAaggtataaatcgtttcttaactcctaAAACTAAGGTCAAggcgatattttaaaaattattaatttttgtaaattttatattaagttaaaattagacatattactttttaatctatttctcaaaatttttataatcaaacacATATAAGATTACACACCGTTTTAAAAAGGACAGTTTCATCTCCAATTTAAGATatgaatcatttcttaattcctaaaaCTATGCTCAAGgcgatgttttaaaaattagcaatttttattaaatttaggttatgttaaaaattgacatattagtttttaatttttttctcaaaatttttataatcgaaCATATTTCGAGTAACATACCATCTTAAAGAGAAATATTACACCTCCAATTTAAGtcttaaagaggaaagttTCAGTTACAATTTAGATACAAATCCCTTACTAATTCCTAAAAGTAAGGTCAAGGCGATGTTttcaaatgttattaattttaaattaaatttaaaaattcatattttagtTAATACGTTTGTCTTAGAGCGAAATCACTGAAACGCATAAAGTGAACATCTCCAAATCGGATTTTCACAAATCCTCAACTTTGGATAAGATCTCATTTCTtaagaaacttttaaatttcattaggaatttattaaaaccaagCTTTTGCAATATGCAAATGTCACGGTCTGGTTCTATTCGACAACCGACGGTCATCAATTTCAGAACCGGAAGCGGTTTTTGAACCGAAAATTAATCGACGTCCTGCCCGAGGACCAATTACGTGCCCAGAGGCGTAGCccccaaaattaaattaacccATCCCGTGGCGGCCGCGCATTTTTAACCCCTCGTTCCAGCGCAATTACAACTACTTCACATTTGTCTCgctaaaaaccaaaaaaaatgttatttgttAAAGTTGAGATCGCAATTAATTGCatataatttcttaaaatgcACCCTAATAGAGTAAGATGTAAAGAAAACGCTTTTACAAAGATCGTATCCGCACTGAAACCTGTCGAGGGTTCGTATGGTGGTGATTAATTGATCACTCTCTCAGGGAATTTGAGCCGGTTCTCGACAGTTGACAGGTTTGGATTGTCGCCTAGAGGCACTGCCACCAATTTTCAGCCCTGGTTTTGATTGAACGATTTCCCCAACcctttcaacatttcttttcatttcattttaatttagaataaataaaatgtggaaaaacctttaaaataaaactttcaaATAAATCCGGAAAATTGAAAGAGGAAAATGGTTGTAAGCGCCATCTAATTTTAAAGCGTTAAAATTCGTTCGTGAAAAGCGAAGAAAACGCAATGAAAAGAGCGCCATCTTTGAAagttttaccaaaaaattgttttatttattaaagttttcgtTATTTCGTGATTTTCCATTTACAAAAACGTTTCTAATTCCACTTTTTAATTagttgaaaaacaaattaattggTTATGCGTAGCTTAAcataaaaatggttttaaaacatcaatttttattacaaccaGTAATTAAATCGTTATCGTCACAACATAAATGatcaatcaaaaataaaaagtaatgtGGCTTTTTATTgtggtttaattattatttagtttaaCGTTGCGGTTTCCTCTTAACAGTTCGACtgaattattgagaaaaatgggAGTGAGAAGTTGAAGCTTCATGCGCACTCGATTTGACTTGGTTTTCAGTGATCTTGCGTAGAATTCGGTCCCGGGACTATCGATTTTCCTGAAAACCGTTCCGGTGCCATTTTGTTGTGATCCGGTGTCCTCCGATTGTGTCTGTCCCTCATTGCGATCGCTAAATACTCTGGTGGGGAGCATGCAGAGGAATTCCTGAATTTTCAGGCGAACACAATTTTCAGTAGTAGCGAAAAAGTATTTCAACAAAACGGTAAGTCTAtcagatttttattaaaattcttttattttttttaacaacaatgTTATGGTTATCAATTATGATTTGTgttgaaactaaaattaacgttaaatataaaattataaaattagtaaattaaaaattgttttaattaatttaataaatgctaAATTTACATTGATTTAAAGTTTATCTAGAACGTTTTAGACTTAAGAGGGATGAATCAATAACAAGAATTGTTATAATTACTTaaattgagttaaaactaaaattatttaaatcgaaacttatttttttaatgatgatatttttttattgttgattagAAGAggctaaaatatttattaataagacattaaaaagtatttaagtAACAACcgcaaataaaatcaaagatttccaaaaataGAGAGACAATCGATTTCCTTGTATCGTTTCGGACGACATTCTAAAAGATTTCAGCCCGTGtaaagattttaatgtttcaAATTCTCATCGCTTTAATTTCACGCATTTTCTTCCTCTTTTACTTACTCCACATTAAAATGTCTCTTTTACGTTACTTATTTTatcagaaataatttaatctcgctttaaaattttttcttctcgTTTTTTATTGGGTctattcaaacatttttttctgcattatttatgaaaattaagaaatcatCTTTGTAGGggtgatttaaaattgaataacaattttaacacaatttttaattttatgatatctcaattagtttttgagatatgatgttttaaagataaacttTTGTCATGGTGGTATTATTGCAGGATTGgattaaaatctttatttctaggttatgtatcGTAATGAAAAAACCAAATATGGGGGGTTAATTTGATATCGAATTACAATTCTTATGTAATAAACCGttatttaatatctcaattcgttgttgagatatcagtttttaaagttaatgtaAAAAATCTTCCGTCATTGTAACATTATTACGCGATTGGATTGAAACGTttatttctaggttatgtGTGATAATAAAGAAACCAAATATGGGGGAATAACTTGACATTGAACGACAATTCTTATGCAATAAATCGTTATTTGCTATTTCTAGTAGATTATGAGATATCATCTTTTAAAGATGACCTAAAATCTTGATTTAAATTGGTGTTATCAAATTtagtatttagttttaaatacttgatatatttatttaaatatctctgggaattattaataattatgtcaGCAAACGATTCCATAATCATAGAAAATGTTTTGGAACCTCTAAATATTTCTAGATATCCAAGAAAATACtcacaaattttatattatctcaCAAGTAAATATTTGTCATCGTATATAGCTGGCGAAGGATATTGCCAGTAAGACTAAATATTGACTGTTGAAGactaaatatttctgacaGAATAGTAGAAACTGGTTGCAGAAGGGACCAAGTGCTGCTAATGTAACTAGATACTTCTTGCAGAAGAATACTGTTAACAGAATTTCTGTTAATGACTAGACAATGCTGGCACACTGTTCTGAGAAGAATTGCTAAtcgaagactagatactgttagGAGATACAAAACTAGAAGCTACAAGCAGAAGGATAGATACTACTATTCAAAGATTGTAACCTCCTGATAAAGACCAGACACTGTTGGCAGAAGAATAGATACCGCTTGCAGAAGATTACTGCTAGTAGAAAAATAAATGCTGCTGGTAGTACAATACAAACTGATTGCAGCAAACTACACACTGATAAGACAAGATTAGATATTacttatagaagactagatactggtACTTAAAGGCTAGATATAGCTGGCAGAAGAATatatacattacattacattacatagaatacatatcgggtaggcggaccaaccaaccttgcaccgcgaccctaaggatctattgtaccccgatagatatcattatcaaatttcaccgtgcagtccaatgctcttaacgaacattaataccttgctcggcgaaaggtcattcagatcttttgaggagataaactgcgacccaaaaatcgagaatctgatacggttaacggcagggcagtggcataaaacatgctcaaccgtctctgcttcctccgcacatagtcggcattcaacatcgtcggctaaacccaacaagttgaggtgtgcttttaatcggcagtgcccagtaaaaacacccattagaatttttatgctattacgggcaagtcctaaaatattcccgggtttgacagttacccttagcatgtctcattccaggagaactggtccacagtaggcgaagtctctcttcagcccacagtccaatcctatatttggccatcgcaaatgatacaccaactgctggttccggtcccacaaacatctcgtgctagcttatctgccgcttcattgccagcaaccccagagtgacccgggacccagatcagagagactctgttatcacaactcagtgtgtttaatgttctcttacaatcattaaccaaagccgacaccgttttcacggcttgcagcgcctgaagagcggcttgactgtctgagaaaattcgtactgtcatgttcttcacccctctttcaagaaggattttagtacccatgtcaatagcaaatacttccgcctggaatacagtacagtacgtacccaggctgtagggtTGCTTAATTCGGGGTGTCTGGCAGtaagtatactcctgctcctaccccttcaggcgtttttgatccatctgtgtacaagcaaatgtctgcccgaaccaaagaattttcattttcgatccaggactgccgctcaggcagtacaatctggtatcgagcattaatcactgatagtgataccgccaaatctgacggcattgatagcacagtatcagtgcttataatgtcttccgcagcccattggtaggacatgtcggaacagttgtatgtatgtatgtatgttaCGGGGAGTGCGTATACTATACGCGGCACCTAGGCCCCAACGGGCCCCTTGTACATCCTCCTCTAGGAGGTCTGAGATGTTAAACGCGAGCTTAACTCGAATTCTGGCTGATTCCGCTTCCTGACCGACTCCCCTCACCGGGCGTGCTATGGCACAGGCCCAGTGCGGGTTCGCCCCTGTCAGGTGCCGCTCAACGATGCCACTCACTCGCTGGCCCCTCCGTACCAAGGTGGAGCAAAGCTGCTCATCAACCTTGGCCCGGGTACGCTCTCACGAGGTGTGTGCTTCATGAGCGCTAACGCGCGTTCAGCCATGTGTTCAAACCCCTTACACACATGGGTGATAACGACAACCAGAGGTGTACGACTGGTTGCCGGGACCGACGGCTTAACGTCCCCTCCGAAGGACGGGTGGGCGGCTTGGTGAATATGTTTAAACCGGGGCTCGAACCCGGAACGTCTGCGTGTCAACCCGAGAGTTTAACCGCTGAGCCACCGCCCAACCTtctgtcggaacagttttgagcatattgcttaaatctgtaaatggttgttctagccactttctctatatgcaaatgcagaggagataggccaagcagaacctccattgctagagttggcgttgtgcctatcgcaccagagattgccaatccagctactcgttgaattcgtgaaaatttactgataactgaagtctgttgGACTTTCCTAttccaggctgctgctccgtatgtgatcatgggtctaaccacagtcacatagagccagtacagtctttcaggggtaagaccccaattttttccagaaagactgcgacaagtccacaaggatagtctagctttgtgcaaaactccctgcaaatgtccattccatgacagggttttgtctaggattactcctagatatttgacttcctttgagaaagaaatttcttcaccttggatagttgggcggattagtccatccaactttcgcttcctggtaaagggcacaacaattgtcttttgcgggtttattgagaggttctctcccttacaccaagcgcaaatggtatctagggtcacctggaggactttagatatcctaAGAATATATAAGACTGAATATTGTTAACGTAAGACTACAAACtactggcagaagactaaatactgcagGCGAAGCACTAGTTACAACTGGCAAAGAACCAGGCGCGCACTAGCGATTTAGTTGCGGCAActtaaaaatcaccaaaatgaaATACACTGAGTTATATGAAGCGGCGCGCACTAGCAACTATTTAATCACGGCaactaaaaaattacatcTTGCTCTATTTTCAAGGCGACTCAACTGTTGCCGGGAATAATGCAACGTACACGTTTTAACCTGTACGCGCGCACTGGCGATTATTCGGTCAGTTGCTACCAGTTGCTTTCTTTCATTTCGACTTAAAATTGGTTATTCCACATGGGGTTTCATTTTAGCCAAATACTTTTGAATCAGCCTGTATATTGTATtggcatttttatttaaattttgtcatATTGCCAATGAACAGTTCCCTGAAGAGAGGtgaaatattttgcaaaatagTCTTTAATGTGAATACCTCTAACGGTACCTCTTGTTCCAACGGGATTCATGTTATCTAAATGACATTCGTACAAACTATCTTCGAAACAAACTCCATCGTGCTTCCTAACAAAATTGTGGAGAATGCAGCATGCTTTTATAATGATATCGGATAATTCAAGACTTATTCAGTATCCTCCATTTGCCAGCTAATATGCCAAACGAGCACTCCACCATTCTACGGGCTCTTGATCGCCTATAGTTAAAGACACGTTTCGTAACTGACAAATTTTTGCTAGGATATGGACGTAGAATATGTTCTGAAGTAGCAAATGCTTCATCGCCTAAAATTATAAACGGCATGACAGTTACGGTTTCCTCATTTGGTAGCAGTGTTGGGCCTGGTATATTTAACTGTCCTTTTTCAAGTAAACTgccaaattttgatttcttgaaaatattggAATCACTTGCAGAACCATAGGCTCCAACTTCTATTGAAGTAAAACAGTAGTCGGAATCTGCTACTCCAAGCAACACAGTTGAAAAGAAACACTTATAGTTGAAGAATTCAGATCCACTGGAAGcaggtttttttattctaatatGTTTGCCGTCGATGGCTCCAATGCAGTTAGGAAAATTTGTTCgcttgtaaaaattgtttgctaTTTAAACATTCCCAAATAGCGATACATGTATCTCTCACAATTTCTCTTATTGTTGTTTGGCCaagtaaatattcaaaatgcaAAGAGGCGAAGCTGTTGCCTGTTGCCAAATATCTGTAAGAAACAATGTTATTATGGTAAACTTGATCTTGAACTGCAGTCAGTAAGATGTTAAAACTCGTATAACTCATTCTATAGTAACTGAAGAATTTCATGGGGTAGTCCTTCAATGTTTCAAACAGTTTATAAAATTGACCATTAAACAGTCGCTGACTAATGAGGAGATGAACCCAGAAACTTCTGTTcttcctttttcttcttttgacAATCAATGCACAGACACATGCTACATCAGTAGCGtccatgttgaaatttaagaCTGCAGCAACTATCTAGTCGATAGTGCGCTGAGCGGAAATCTAATGGCAACTTTTTAATCGAGCGATTTTTAAGTTGGTCAACAATAAAGTCGCGAGTGCGCGCCTGGCCTAATACAACAGTTGACACTGTTAATGGAAGAGTAAAAAGATCTTAGTTAATGGAagaatttactttattaactCATATACTACacacatttcaaatttatctCATACTTTCTTATCTACAATATCTTTCATGCAATTCTAGTTTAAATTCAACTTTTCAAGTCAAAACAATTTAGAAATTgagtaacaattttaaaacaaactcAAATTTATGATATCTCGATTAAattagttataaaattttaatgcaaTTTAGGATTgatgtaaattaattattttttttaattattttttttttattttcttatcacTTAAACGTGGATAATCAGCGGAAGGCCAACAACGTTATcgcaacttaaaaaaaaataagccTTAACATACCGAGCCcgtataattattaattaacatttttaccCATTCATTTCGTGTTTAGTGAAATGGCACCGCCTCTTGCGAATCTCGTCAAAAGAGAAGCGACGGCCGATGCAACCACAAAACCGGAAAACCTTACGGAAAACAATCAAGAAGTCGAACCAACTTTCACAACACCGTGGACGTTCGCAAAACAACACCATGAAACTACAACAACGCAGTTTATACCGACACCAAAAACGCCAGAATTAGGTtggatttgtttttaattttgagttaaatgaTTCTTATGGatttattttgattgattGATGTAGAAGAAGCTTTAGAGACAACAACAACAGCTTCGTCCACTACAACAGCGAAAAGTTTGTTGAATAAAGCAACCGAAGAAGTGAGTGCTGAAACTGGATTACCGATATGGGCGATTTACACCATAGCGATttgtaagaattttttatggGATTACTTTATTAAGGTTTAAGGTGTGATTTGATGTCTTTCAGTGATAATAGCGATCGTGTTGGGAATTTGCTTCTGTTGCATTCGGCGATGCTTCAGGAAGAGACGCGCAAAGGGCGACAAGAAAATGGGAAAAGGAGTCGACCTGAAATCGGTACAATTACTTGGATCTTCCTACAAGGAGAAGGTAGTTCTCAAAAATCTTGTTTAAGTTCTTGGCTTCTTTTTATTATGCAGGTCCAACCGGATATGGATGAGTTAACCGAAAATGCCGAGGAACCAGACGAAGGTGAAAAACCTGAAGTCCAAAAATTGGGTAAACTCCAATAcaaggtaaaaataaaaaactcaaaaaaaaaaagaaataagctTTTTGTGAAATGAGTCGATGTTTGTGTCCTCGATGTTttcaatttaactttttgaatttgtttttaattatttgtgtgtatttaaaaaaaaatttagctCGAATACGACTTCAATCAAAATAGTTTATCGGTCACGGTTATTCAAGCGGAAGAACTTCCTGCGCTGGATATGGGGGGGACTTCAGATCCTTACGTTAAAGTCTACTTACTTccggataaaaagaaaaaattcgaAACTAAAGTTCATCGTAAAACACTTAATCCAGTTTTCAACGAAACTTTTGTATTCAAGGTAAATAACCAAACGAAAAGTTACCGTAagaagattattttaataaatttttattatttagcaaATTCCTTACGCGGACGCCATGAATAAAACGTTAGTTTTCGCGATTTTTGATTTCGATCGGTTCTCAAAGCACGATCAAATCGGTGAGGTGAAGGTTCCGCTTTGTCAAATCGATTTGGCTCAAACGATAGAGGAATGGCGTGAATTGCAGAGCGTCGAAGGCGAAGGTGGTCAGGTGATATCacgattaatttaattaattcattttctttatcttattattattattattaaaaaaaatttttatcgactccccacattttgaaaaaagtcTCGAGAATAGTCCGGTCATGCTTAGAAGCGAAGACGCTGTTGTCACACCCAGTTCCGACCATTGGATGCTTGCACAGGTTTTTGCATTTGAGcactttgttattattattattattattaattattattattacaactaCTCTTTTTCGcaatttgttttagaaaacgaTAAATTTATTGGGGTTAAATCTTTTCAATTCAAATTCCCGattacatcaaaaaaaaacttctttcattcttttaattatttctttattttctttcgaacaataacaataaccaacaaaataaaagttctTCAGCAAGATCCACGGCACACACTACCAGAAGCATTACGGTGACCGAgactataatttaaaaaaaaaataatcaccTACTATTAATGCCAAAAGTCAAaggatttttaagaaatttagagatcgatatcttcacAACtgtttgatgaaaaaaatagcGGAAAGATGaccaattttgacaatttcctcTTTTGAGCC
Proteins encoded:
- the LOC111422584 gene encoding synaptotagmin 1 isoform X1 codes for the protein MAPPLANLVKREATADATTKPENLTENNQEVEPTFTTPWTFAKQHHETTTTQFIPTPKTPELEEALETTTTASSTTTAKSLLNKATEEVSAETGLPIWAIYTIAILIIAIVLGICFCCIRRCFRKRRAKGDKKMGKGVDLKSVQLLGSSYKEKVQPDMDELTENAEEPDEGEKPEVQKLGKLQYKLEYDFNQNSLSVTVIQAEELPALDMGGTSDPYVKVYLLPDKKKKFETKVHRKTLNPVFNETFVFKQIPYADAMNKTLVFAIFDFDRFSKHDQIGEVKVPLCQIDLAQTIEEWRELQSVEGEGGQENKLGDICFSLRYVPTAGKLTVVILEAKNLKKMDVGGLSDPYVKIALMQNGKRLKKKKTSIKKCTLNPYYNESFTFEVPFEQIQKVNLVVTVVDYDRIGTSEPIGKVVLGYNASGTELRHWSDMLASPRRPIAQWHTLKDPEDEKKD
- the LOC111422584 gene encoding synaptotagmin 1 isoform X2, which gives rise to MAPPLANLVKREATADATTKPENLTENNQEVEPTFTTPWTFAKQHHETTTTQFIPTPKTPELEEALETTTTASSTTTAKSLLNKATEEVSAETGLPIWAIYTIAILIIAIVLGICFCCIRRCFRKRRAKGDKKMGKGVDLKSVQLLGSSYKEKVQPDMDELTENAEEPDEGEKPEVQKLGKLQYKLEYDFNQNSLSVTVIQAEELPALDMGGTSDPYVKVYLLPDKKKKFETKVHRKTLNPVFNETFVFKQIPYADAMNKTLVFAIFDFDRFSKHDQIGEVKVPLCQIDLAQTIEEWRELQSVEGEGGQLGDICFSLRYVPTAGKLTVVILEAKNLKKMDVGGLSDPYVKIALMQNGKRLKKKKTSIKKCTLNPYYNESFTFEVPFEQIQKVNLVVTVVDYDRIGTSEPIGKVVLGYNASGTELRHWSDMLASPRRPIAQWHTLKDPEDEKKD
- the LOC111422584 gene encoding synaptotagmin 1 isoform X3, whose protein sequence is MAPPLANLVKREATADATTKPENLTENNQEVEPTFTTPWTFAKQHHETTTTQFIPTPKTPELEEALETTTTASSTTTAKSLLNKATEEVSAETGLPIWAIYTIAILIIAIVLGICFCCIRRCFRKRRAKGDKKMGKGVDLKSVQPDMDELTENAEEPDEGEKPEVQKLGKLQYKLEYDFNQNSLSVTVIQAEELPALDMGGTSDPYVKVYLLPDKKKKFETKVHRKTLNPVFNETFVFKQIPYADAMNKTLVFAIFDFDRFSKHDQIGEVKVPLCQIDLAQTIEEWRELQSVEGEGGQENKLGDICFSLRYVPTAGKLTVVILEAKNLKKMDVGGLSDPYVKIALMQNGKRLKKKKTSIKKCTLNPYYNESFTFEVPFEQIQKVNLVVTVVDYDRIGTSEPIGKVVLGYNASGTELRHWSDMLASPRRPIAQWHTLKDPEDEKKD